The genomic DNA acacctTATTTACGGGTACACCATCGaggttgtttgtttaaatatCAGGATGAAATAGTACAGAGAGGCGCGGCGGTGAGCATGATAATGAACTGCGAAGCATGTGACAGACTGCCCGGTTCTCGATCTGCCCGCGTTCCTTAGCCTTGTGCCTGCGGGTGCATACGGTTGCAAGTTGGAAGCTAACAGGAGCACGACCCCGATGCAGGTGTACGATTGCCATGCAGATCAACTCCATCTCCGTAATCGTTCCGTTCCCATAAGCCGTCCGTTTCCATAATCTATTGGCGAGAGTAACACGTTACATTAGCGACATAATTTGTGAGCATAATAATCAAAACTAGCGCAACAAATCCCCCTACCTTACGAACTACCTCCTCAAATGCGTCCTTTACACCTTCGCTCGTTTTGGCCGACGTTTCGATGAACATCATTCGGTGCTTTTTCGCAAACCGGAACCCTTCATCCCGGCTGATCGCCCGGTTCGGCTGATCGATCTTGTTGCCCACAATCATTTTGGCCATGTTGTTGCGCGTGCCGTAAATTTCCAGCTCGTTCAACCACGACTCTAGCTTCTGGAATGTGTCTTTCTTGGTGACGTCGTACACCAGGATTGCGCCCTGCGCGTCCCGATAGTAGCTTGGCGTTAGCGTACGAAACCGTTCCTGGCCGGCCGTGTCCCAGATGGCGAGCTTCACCTTCACCCCATCGAGATCGAGCATTTTCGTCTTAAAGTCCACACCGATCGTAAGCGCTTGATCACTATCGAAGTCATTCTCTGTGAATCGAAGCATCAGGCTGGAAAAGATCAAgggtaaacaaaacattaccGTTCTCCACACATGCTAATGCGCCATTCGTCGTGGGGTGGATGTTTTCTGCACTCTCGGGTCCATTTCGGAACGTGACGTCACGTTTGAATGCTCCACCTTTCAGGAATCAGCCGAAGAAAACCTCCCCGTGCAAGCTTCGGAAGGGTGTGATTATTTCCGTACCTAGATTTTCCTACCCCACTTTCGCCTATTATTAATATCTTGAATGTGGCTAGAATGCGATCCTGATCCATTGTTGATGTTTTAacggggtgtgtgtgcgtgtctttGTTTCGCTACCGGGGAATTGGCCGAGGGAAGGctcgcgctgctgctgctttacaCCTTTAAACGCTCTTTTGTGTGAATGGTGGTAGAAATTAATGCTTTACAAAAACAATAAAGTAAAACGATTGACGAGCTTATTAGTTCCGTGTTTTTCGTGTGTTGAGAACGAATCTGACACACGCAAAAATAACAAATGAATCACGGATGTTTTTGACAgcatttccacacacacacacatacacaaacacagctGCTCCGAATGCTGTCATTTCGGAGCACGTCGACGGCACCTGGAATGGGGGGAATTACTTTACAGTGTAGAAAAGGATATTTGTAACCCTGTTCGtgagaagcaaaataaaagaaaaatctaaTTTATTTAGGACGAATCACTTGGAAAAGGGACGAAAGAAAACCTATCTTGGCAAGCTATTTGTTTAGTTGACGAACATTTTTGTTCGTTGGTGTGAAGTGGAATGTGTTTAGAAGAGCAATAAACCTTAAATTTGGGCACAATCATCTTAAAATTGGTTGCCGGTaagtaaagcaaaaacaatGTTGTTTATTTCAAAAAAACACGCTTCTACATTCTTTTTGATCATTCTTGATCATTCGCTTTCAATACTTATGCAAAATGCCACCTGGTGACAGTAGCGTACAAGGTAAATTCTAGAAAACATTTCGGCACCGACTGACAGCCAGCAGTCCGAGCTGTCAAGTGCACGCGGAGAGAGGTTCGAAGaaaaattttccaaacaatt from Anopheles stephensi strain Indian chromosome 2, UCI_ANSTEP_V1.0, whole genome shotgun sequence includes the following:
- the LOC118507213 gene encoding ras-related protein Rab-18-B-like; protein product: MDQDRILATFKILIIGESGVGKSSLMLRFTENDFDSDQALTIGVDFKTKMLDLDGVKVKLAIWDTAGQERFRTLTPSYYRDAQGAILVYDVTKKDTFQKLESWLNELEIYGTRNNMAKMIVGNKIDQPNRAISRDEGFRFAKKHRMMFIETSAKTSEGVKDAFEEVVRKIMETDGLWERNDYGDGVDLHGNRTPASGSCSC